The following proteins are co-located in the Festucalex cinctus isolate MCC-2025b chromosome 15, RoL_Fcin_1.0, whole genome shotgun sequence genome:
- the olfm1b gene encoding olfactomedin 1b isoform X1: MSVPLLKIGVVLSTMAMITNWMSQTLPSLVGLNTTKLTAAQGGYLDRSTGVLPANPEESWQVYSSGQDGEGRCVCTVVAPQQSMCSRDARTKQLRQLLEKVQNMTQSIQVLDQRTQRELQYVEKMEVQLRGLQSKFRQVEENHMQNIAKQYKAIKAKMEELRPLIPVLVEYKADAKLVLQFKEEVQNLTSVLSGLQEEMGAYDYEELHSRVSNLEERLRACMRKLACGKLTGISDPITIKTSGSRFGSWMTDPLAPEGDTRVWYMDGYHNNRFVREYKSMQNFMTSDNFTSHRLPHPWSGTGQVVYNGSIYFNKFQSHVIIKFDFRTSAISKSRQLDYAGFNNAYHYAWGGHSDIDLMVDEGGLWAVYATNQNAGNIVISKLNPNTLQIVKSWTTNHPKRSAGESFMICGTLYVTNGYSGGTKVYYAYSTNSSTYEYMDIAFQNKYSHISMLDYNPRDRALYAWNNGHQVLYNVTLFHVIRSEEL; the protein is encoded by the exons ATGTCGGTGCCATTGCTCAAGATCGGCGTGGTGCTGAGCACCATGGCGATGATCACCAACTGGATGTCGCAGACGCTGCCCTCGCTGGTGGGGCTCAACACCACCAAGCTGACGGCGGCGCAGGGCGGCTACCTGGACCGGAGCACCGGA GTGCTGCCGGCAAACCCGGAGGAGTCGTGGCAGGTCTATAGTTCGGGCCAGGACGGCGAGGGTAGGTGCGTCTGCACCGTGGTGGCGCCCCAACAATCCATGTGCTCCAGGGACGCCCGGACCAAACAACTGAGGCAGCTGTTGGAGAAG GTCCAGAACATGACGCAGTCCATCCAGGTGCTGGACCAGAGAACCCAGAGGGAGCTACAATACGTGGAGAAGATGGAGGTGCAGCTCCGTGGCCTGCAGTCCAAGTTCAGGCAGGTGGAGGAGAACCACATGCAGAACATTGCCAAGCAATACAAG GCCATAAAGGCGAAAATGGAGGAGCTTAGGCCGTTGATACCGGTGTTGGTGGAGTACAAGGCCGATGCCAAATTGGTATTGCAGTTTAAGGAGGAGGTCCAGAATCTGACGTCAGTGCTAAGCGGGCTGCAGGAGGAGATGGGGGCCTATGACTACGAGGAGCTCCACAGCCGAGTGTCTAATCTCGAGGAGAGGCTGCGAGCGTGCATGCGAAAATTGG CATGCGGCAAACTGACGGGCATCAGCGACCCCATCACCATCAAGACGTCGGGGTCCAGGTTTGGCTCTTGGATGACGGATCCCCTGGCACCCGAAGGAGACACACGG GTCTGGTACATGGACGGTTACCACAACAACCGCTTTGTGCGGGAGTACAAGTCCATGCAGAACTTCATGACGTCGGACAACTTCACCTCGCACCGGCTCCCCCACCCTTGGTCCGGAACGGGCCAGGTGGTCTACAACGGTTCCATTTACTTCAACAAGTTCCAGAGCCACGTCATCATCAAGTTTGACTTCCGCACCTCCGCCATCAGCAAGTCCCGGCAGCTCGACTACGCCGGCTTCAACAACGCATATCACTATGCCTGGGGCGGCCACTCCGACATCGACTTGATGGTGGACGAGGGGGGCCTGTGGGCCGTCTACGCCACCAACCAGAATGCCGGCAACATCGTTATCAGCAAGCTGAACCCCAACACGCTGCAGATCGTCAAGAGCTGGACCACCAACCACCCTAAAAGGAGCGCCGGTGAGTCTTTCATGATCTGCGGCACATTGTACGTCACCAACGGCTACTCGGGAGGCACCAAGGTCTACTATGCCTACTCAACCAACTCTTCCACGTACGAGTACATGGACATCGCCTTCCAGAACAAGTACTCGCACATCTCCATGCTGGACTACAACCCGCGGGACCGCGCCCTCTACGCTTGGAACAACGGGCACCAGGTGCTCTACAACGTCACGCTGTTCCACGTCATCCGCTCCGAGGAACTGTAA
- the olfm1b gene encoding olfactomedin 1b isoform X2, which produces MQPASRLLTLVLLIVMGTELTQVLPANPEESWQVYSSGQDGEGRCVCTVVAPQQSMCSRDARTKQLRQLLEKVQNMTQSIQVLDQRTQRELQYVEKMEVQLRGLQSKFRQVEENHMQNIAKQYKAIKAKMEELRPLIPVLVEYKADAKLVLQFKEEVQNLTSVLSGLQEEMGAYDYEELHSRVSNLEERLRACMRKLACGKLTGISDPITIKTSGSRFGSWMTDPLAPEGDTRVWYMDGYHNNRFVREYKSMQNFMTSDNFTSHRLPHPWSGTGQVVYNGSIYFNKFQSHVIIKFDFRTSAISKSRQLDYAGFNNAYHYAWGGHSDIDLMVDEGGLWAVYATNQNAGNIVISKLNPNTLQIVKSWTTNHPKRSAGESFMICGTLYVTNGYSGGTKVYYAYSTNSSTYEYMDIAFQNKYSHISMLDYNPRDRALYAWNNGHQVLYNVTLFHVIRSEEL; this is translated from the exons ATGCAGCCCGCCAGCAGGCTCCTCACGCTGGTCCTCCTCATCGTCATGGGCACCGAACTCACACAA GTGCTGCCGGCAAACCCGGAGGAGTCGTGGCAGGTCTATAGTTCGGGCCAGGACGGCGAGGGTAGGTGCGTCTGCACCGTGGTGGCGCCCCAACAATCCATGTGCTCCAGGGACGCCCGGACCAAACAACTGAGGCAGCTGTTGGAGAAG GTCCAGAACATGACGCAGTCCATCCAGGTGCTGGACCAGAGAACCCAGAGGGAGCTACAATACGTGGAGAAGATGGAGGTGCAGCTCCGTGGCCTGCAGTCCAAGTTCAGGCAGGTGGAGGAGAACCACATGCAGAACATTGCCAAGCAATACAAG GCCATAAAGGCGAAAATGGAGGAGCTTAGGCCGTTGATACCGGTGTTGGTGGAGTACAAGGCCGATGCCAAATTGGTATTGCAGTTTAAGGAGGAGGTCCAGAATCTGACGTCAGTGCTAAGCGGGCTGCAGGAGGAGATGGGGGCCTATGACTACGAGGAGCTCCACAGCCGAGTGTCTAATCTCGAGGAGAGGCTGCGAGCGTGCATGCGAAAATTGG CATGCGGCAAACTGACGGGCATCAGCGACCCCATCACCATCAAGACGTCGGGGTCCAGGTTTGGCTCTTGGATGACGGATCCCCTGGCACCCGAAGGAGACACACGG GTCTGGTACATGGACGGTTACCACAACAACCGCTTTGTGCGGGAGTACAAGTCCATGCAGAACTTCATGACGTCGGACAACTTCACCTCGCACCGGCTCCCCCACCCTTGGTCCGGAACGGGCCAGGTGGTCTACAACGGTTCCATTTACTTCAACAAGTTCCAGAGCCACGTCATCATCAAGTTTGACTTCCGCACCTCCGCCATCAGCAAGTCCCGGCAGCTCGACTACGCCGGCTTCAACAACGCATATCACTATGCCTGGGGCGGCCACTCCGACATCGACTTGATGGTGGACGAGGGGGGCCTGTGGGCCGTCTACGCCACCAACCAGAATGCCGGCAACATCGTTATCAGCAAGCTGAACCCCAACACGCTGCAGATCGTCAAGAGCTGGACCACCAACCACCCTAAAAGGAGCGCCGGTGAGTCTTTCATGATCTGCGGCACATTGTACGTCACCAACGGCTACTCGGGAGGCACCAAGGTCTACTATGCCTACTCAACCAACTCTTCCACGTACGAGTACATGGACATCGCCTTCCAGAACAAGTACTCGCACATCTCCATGCTGGACTACAACCCGCGGGACCGCGCCCTCTACGCTTGGAACAACGGGCACCAGGTGCTCTACAACGTCACGCTGTTCCACGTCATCCGCTCCGAGGAACTGTAA